AATGGTTTTCTGGCAGTCTAGAACATGCCCTGCATAATTTTTTCCTCCTCCTAAATAAGATGCAAAAATAagtgtttatttcactttatttcaggTCGCCGATCTGCCGCGTCTCATGTTGAGTTGTCTTTGAAGATGGCTATAAATAAGTCGTACTGTGAAGCTGTGCTTCTTACACTTCAAGTAAAtgtatttcacacaaaaaaaaaatccagagtAAAAGATTGAAAAGATGCACAAAATGCTGCAAATTTGTACCCTCTGCTCTAACAAACCTGGATGATGAAATGGAAAAAGCAAACCCCTAATCCTAGTTTTTACATGCATACCCACGaggcagtttaaaaaaaaacaaactgtcaatTCTAGAGCTATATTCCGTTAGCGACGGGGTTGTCAAAAAAATTGGATACTCAAATAATAATCATGCTAAAAATTAGTATCGGGTACGATACTAAGGTGCAAAAGTATCGATACCAAGCTCACTACCTGCGCTACTTCAGACAACTTAATAATATTGTTGTCGTTGTTGCTGGTATCAAGTATTTTCCTGCGTATCGGTATTGAGTTGGAAATTTTAGCATCGCAGCAGCCCGAGTTAGCATATACAGAATAATCCtacaatgtcaaaaaaaaaaattaaatataaaaattcCCAAACTGTCAGTCAAATCATGAAACTTTGTCTCATCTCAAGTGGGTGAACAAATGAGGTGTAGACAAACTCGAATGCCAATTTCTCTACTTGTgcgttttccctttttttttttatctatgtgATCAGCgttcattcatatatttatacacacataatGCCCTAAAGAAGTCAAAACGAAAAGGAAAACAACCTACGAGAGAAAATCCTAATGTTGTTCAACCTCTTCTTTAGCAGTAACATAAACAACACCTACTGCAAGTTAATACACGTTCCCCCCCTTTATTCCTACTTCTGAAGGGAGTCCCGTCACGtgtggcaaaaaagaaaaaggaaatgaacgCTTCATAAACTGTGGAGATGTGACGTcgtgaaaaacaaatacaaaacacacaagacaagacaagagaagatgATCCAGGGAGGATTGACTGACGACAAAACAAGTCacaccgcgtgtgtgtgtctgtctagaCCAGTGCCCTCAGAGGGAAGGACAGTGCGGCTCCTAACGACAGACCCAGGGCCAAGAAGAAGGTCATCAGTGCTCCTGCAGTCTCCGCGTCTTTGGGCTCCACCAACCTGacgagagggagagggagagggcaaccgtgtgacatcactgacacacaaacacacttcttGCTCTTGGTCATGTGATCGGTTTCCAGGCAGTCAGGATTAACCATACCACTCCGGGGGCTTATCCAAATGGCAAACAAAACTTCCTCTGTTTTCCAAATACAGCGTTTGAGCTCTCCCAAAACACTGGTTCCCCGTGGATTAACTTGTTCTCGTGTGTAAGTAAGTAAATGAAGTGGTTTGTACTCACTGTGGCGCGTAGGACATGGAAAGGCACACAAAGTAGCCGCTGGACACGGAGAAGAAGGACATGATGGCGGTGAAGACCCCGTCGTGGGAGAAGTAGACGGGCAGGTACGAGCGAGACTGGACGTTGCAGAGCATCAGCAGAGGGATGAACACAATCCGAGAGACGACCAGAATCGGGAACAGAGGAGACTCTTTGCGAGGCTGCGGAGGAAGAGGCGGAACAGCGAGTTTAGGATGTATTGTATTAGGATATAATAAGTACTCAACGTATCATATATTTCTGtcattaaatgtgatttttggaTATCGTCTCCATGACGTCGCACATCAGCTGTCAATAGTGAGGGTAACTTGGTTTTAAACACATATTTTCTCCATGACaccatcagtgtttctcaaacctggaagtgatgatgtttttgtccacaaaccataaATAACTCAATTTTAGCTTtctctttgttatatggagcaaagaaaaccagaaaataatcacatttaagaagctgaaaaaaatcagcaaagttattttattgaataaaaacGATTTGTctaaccgatgaatcgattatccaaatagttgacgattaataaACAATCGTAGTAATGACAATGATGTTGCCTCGAGAGCTCAATATGTTTCATGGTATAAAATATACGtttcttggtataaaaaaaatcttttaaaacccctttttaaaaggattaacatgtttacatgtaattCAAATGTCCTGCTTTAATCAGACAGACACAATAATACGCTCTGTTTTCTAAAGTCACGTAAACGCAAGCATTTAGCCGACTGGACTAACAACTTCTAATTAAATAAACGATTGTACTTTCTAAGAAAGCTGTGCGTGCTAAACCTGTATGGGTAAGTTAGATTATTGTATCGAAAAGAGATGGGGGAGGGACGGTGTTTGATGCTCACCCAGCGTATGAAGGTGGTGATGGAGCGACCGATCCAGTCGTTGAGGTTGAACGCTAAGAAGCAGCACACGGCCAGAAAGTAGCGCTCTGATCAAAGGACACAGCAAGAGTTCACCATCAGTTCACAACACACTGAGCGAGTCTGTTTTTGTCTGCAGCAGGACCCTCAGTCGCTCACCCCATTTTCCTGGGAAAGATGTCCTGACGTCTGCGGTGACGGCGGGGAACACGGACAGAGTGACGGTGAACAGAAACGTGACGCAGAACGCCATCACCCAGATCTAaaggagaaaggaaaagaggagcGGCCCATAAGTGTCACCCCTCTATTAACTAAACTCTAAAATAACTGGGACTGCACAATcgaaagcagaggaggaggtgaaccTTTCTGAAAACCTCTATGACCGAGGCTTTGGCTTGTTTCTTCTCCACCTGCTCCAGTGCCAGGAAGGCCTGCTTGGTCCCATCCGGAGTAGACTCCATCTTGGCCTCAGCTGCACTGCTGTTGGCCGCGTCGTGAGCGTGACCGTTAACCTTCCCGTTCTCCGCGGTGCCGCTCTCTGCAAAAGAGGAAACCTTGTTGTTCGACACGTGCCCGAAAGTAATAATAGGTGCTTAGTGcgggtttttttatttttattttttaggcTTTtatggacagacacacagaggctgtgtgAGTGGAACAGAgcgcctctgtctgtctgagacTAATTGGATAAATGGAGAGGTCAACTGACTTAACAAGATAATGCTCCACTGAACTGATTTCATTCAAACAGGCTCAACGACACCGTTGTGAGAACTGAGTGGAAAAGCAAACGCATGCAAACAAATCTCTGATGACGGtaattgtattcatttaaaggggctttttaaacttcaaaatgaGATCGCTCGGGCTCACCTTTCAGCAGCTCGTCCGTGGTGTCCGCTTCGTACTTGCCGCCGTTTTTCAGATAAAACTGCGCAAACTCCTGCAAGGAAACGGACAACGCAGGTTTGAACTCCTGTTTCGCTTCACAGGATCAGTTCACACTCGTGTGAACGTTGCTCAGGTTTCAGTGgcttttattcaaatgtgtctTCATCTCGTTGTGTCCCACTGTCTAAGTCCCAAATCTTATATTTACTTAGTTTCAATATGACTATTGTTTAGCTGAAGTTGAGTGGATTTGTGGGTAATGTGACAGTAGTGATGCACAGCTGGGTGTGGACTAACCAGGCGAGGTAGAAGCATGTAACTAAAGAGTGTGGCCACCGTCCCCACACATGGTGTGATGAAATAGCCCAAAGCTGCCGTTTCAAAGTCCGTGTCACCTGCAGAGACGAAACACGAATTAGCAAACAAAAAGGACACAACATGAGCACagatgaagacatgaaacaGACCTACACCTCAACCAACTAACATTAAAGGAGACAAAATACTGTTGTTCATGGGAGAACAGTTTACCATCGTCTGTCGGGGAATGTTTATGACATGCAAGACACGTCTGAAAAACTGGGAAAATGTATCATGAATAAGGTGTTGTACCATGTTATGTCATATAATATCGTCATATGTTTGCTGTGCTAGTCACAAGTTCATCTGAGGTGGTTTCAAGGCCGAGGTGAAGAGCGAGGCCACCTTCTTATCTCATCACCACAGGAGCAGCTCTACGCCACACCCCCCACCATGTTGACGGACTTGACTGAGTGACCGCGTCGAACATCGAGTCATAGCGTTTTAAAGCCAATGTTCCACGGAGTAATTTGAGAACAATATTTTCTGCGTCGTAAAAGAAGAGATACAGATCCTGACTAATGCTTTTTCCatggctgcacgaaactgccgtgacaacaaaaacacaaactagtgacggacaaagcagttgttttcggtgtcctgaatcattagaatccgttcattaaaaagatgagTTGCgcacttcctgcatgaccggagcacagatgCCTTCTGACAcagctttcggcagtgctgttgctaattACCCTAGACTCCTCGgctaaatgttgagattttagacatttgcttGCTACATGTTGCAATTAACACAGAAttcttttaagtgtttttaactgatctatatTTGGAAACTGGCAGTCTGATGAAGCTCCaagtactatccctaatggaaaagcaaaacaaacccCAGAGTAGAGTCGAGCTAGAGCTAGAGCTGTAATGTAAAAGTGccataaaatactttttatttccttctcaCCAATATTTCCACGACACAAGACGATATTCAATCCTTCATAGCACTTCACATTGTGGGCACTGTATGTCCTCATGACATGGATCTCATAGCTCTAGGAGCTTCCAGAGATTAATGGATTTTCTGTTAAAAAGGCGCCGCGAGGGACCCGAGTCACATCCCAGGGCGATGACATGACTAAACACATTTTGTCCAACTAAACACTTCTTTTGTCCCCAATTTCGTCTAAATGCGACCTTATCTGAAGAGGAAGCCGAGAGGAATGATTTTGATTAcgaggatgatgaagaggatgaaatTTCATCCCGAATACAATGCTTGATTGGATTGCGACGAAGTACGCTCCCTGAGTACTTCTGAGTCAACCAAACAGCTTCACGTCCAagaggaatattttttttatcttactaaaatgtattttcatgtcATAGAggctttaaaattgttttttttatggtattTTGTGTCTATACTTCATTCAGATGTAGCTTCATATTAACATAGGCATGACGTTATTTTTGCAGGGCATTTCATACAAGgtgtgctttacataaaaacacaattctaTCAAAACCagaacaattattattattattatatacatatatacttgatgtatattactgtgtgtgtgtgtgtgtgtgtgtatgaatcaACCTGCCAAGGACAAGAGAACACCTTTGagcgaacgtgtgtgtgtgtgttttgacttgTTCTACATCTAATTTGAATGATCCTCAGTTTCTAGGCAACTCAGGATCAGGCCCTCGgagagtgttgtgtgtgcacGTGGGTGACTCACTGGCCGTGGCGAGCAGCAGAGCGATGGCAGCGAAGGTTCCAGCGAGGCCCTGGCCGCTCATGAAGATGGTGCTGTACTTCTGCGGCAGCAGGCCTACCAGGCCAAACAGACTGCCCTGCAGCACGGCGCCGAACGCTGCGGGAGAACACGTGTCGTCATTGAGCGCATTTCCACTCACATGTGCGCCCCGGGGCCTCCGCTCACTCCTACTTACAGTTGATGAACCAGATTGTAGCCATGGTGATCGAGAAGAAGCGGTCTTTGTCTTCGATGGGCACTTTGACCAGCACTGctgtgaggaggaagagcagcaggaTGAAAACGAGGCTGCCCCCGATCCGCATCCGCTCCGATATCCTGAAACACAGAATGGGGTAAATGATTGAACCAAGAACATCAACAATCTGCATCAAACTGGATGGAAAGATCGACACTGTCTGACCCTGTGTTACCTCTGGTAGAGGATGGAGTTGAGGAGGGTGAAGAGCAGCAGGGGCAGCTGGGACAGCAGGGTCATCCAGTTGTTGAAGTAGTACTCTTTGCCGACACTGACTGTGCCGTTGTTCCATTCTGTTGTGTTTAAGCGTTGCTGGAAATactgcaaacacagaaaatgcataTTAGACCATCTCAAACCAGGGTACACAAACGCAGACGGCATCTAAATCGGGCACGTCCGAAGTCTGGCCCGCAGCTTCAGTTTGGTTTTGTACTGTTTGAGGCCAGAGACGGACGGGGACAGAAAATCAGTCCTGgcattttggcatttttatcatacacacatttacaccacTGTAGCAGGAGAcacattagctcagctggtagGGAGTTGCTCTCTGAACCTACGGTTTGCCTGTacctgtatatattatatacctGTAAATATTACTGTTACCTTACTAACTCCAGATGTAAAATAAAGGCAGAATTGTTTTTCCCCATTAGTTCACTGACAATGACAATATTTGTACGTAACATTTACTGTTAAACATGTCCAGGAATCTTCatattatcaaatctggccctctttaaatctaaatgttctACGTGATGCAACTATGGAAAAATACTGTACCGTTCATGTCTGAAACACAGAAccttttaatttgtgtttgttttagcagAGATTTAATGTTGTCCTTTCTGACACAACTCTCttatttatccaggcttgggaccagcacagggagtacactggatgtggctggggtcaatttagagttacCAACCCGGACGTTGACCTGATGGGGACTCAAACCGGGCAACATTTTGTCCACAAGGCAAGTTCTCTTTCTGTTCGGCTAGAGCAGTTGTAcgtattaaataaaatacacaattgtATTTCAGTTTAGTAGCCATTATTATatagtaaaaaataatgtgttctGTGTAAACCAATAGAAAAAAGtacccaaaacacacaaatgacatAACATTGTAAAGATAAGGCAGGAGATAAACACAGTGTTCAAAGGGTGGCAATAATACCAGTTATAATGGTACGGTCTGTGACTTATCGTGCTCCAGGAGCAGATAGGAAACGCATTAACGTTTCACTGGCCTCTCAATAAGCTTAAATGTCCAGTATATGCAGCCAGCTAATTGAGCACGTCACAGTTTTCATCAGATGGGTTAAAACACGTATGTGGAGAGAGGCTTCATTCTGACACGAGCACACGTGTCAGTCCTTCCACATGACACGCTGGGTGAGTTTCACAGGGTTGCCCCTCGGGTCATAAACATGAAATTACATCCAGAGCAGTACTTGAGCAAACATACCGTTTTTGACGCATCCAAACAATTCAGCGATTATTAACTGAATATGAGAACTGTATTCTAAAATGTGAACACGTTGTGGTTACTCTAACtgaatatctatctatattGGAGGACGTTGTCATTTTGATTGACATTTTGTATCATTTTCATGGACAAAATAACTAATCGGTTATTGAGAAAACAACCAGACTTATATTGGATTATGCAGGTTCCCTACACAtggatatatttttttcctccattgttTGACATGTGACTCTTTAAGAAGTTTAAGGAGCAAAGCTCTGCTCAAAGctgtcacatgacatgagtaaatgcagagaaaaaggTTAAAAGCATTTCATGTATAATGTTTTACCATCGAGGCCGTCATGAAGAAGTTCCATGGTAGCAGTGTTCCCAGGCCCAAGATGAAGAAACAGACTCCCACCAGACAGCCTCTGTGTAATCACAAGTAAAGTGTGTTAGGTGATGGAGAGActgtcacaaaaaaatcacaaaatgtgcaaaacacTTATCATAAAGACCGCTTTTACATGCAATGAATCATGATTGTGGTAGTTGTTTAAAAGttagaaattgtttttttcttttgcttacTTTTTTCAGTGTTATTTTCTCCCAATTAAGTGGCCTTAAAATCTCTCAAATCTCTTAAATTTCTTTAACAAAAGAATCttgttgaaatgtaaataatgcattttaaattctttcAGTCTGCATAAGTTAGCAATGAATCCAAAGCAGGGCAACATTAACACTGTATACTATGTTTTCGATATTGCAAGTAATATCGTCAGTGCAACGTTTCTCCACAGCTGATAATATTACGATATAAAAACGAAGCGCTACAGATTCGTCAGCAGCAAATAAAACCGTGTATTTGGACTCACCTGTCCTGTGGTGTGTCTGTTCTTCCTTTCATCCTGATGTAGGAGCTTCTGGGGAAACAGGGGAGAGGAATAATCAGACACATTCTCACGGATTACTGGATGTGGGAGTTGTTCTAGTCAGTCCTCGCCCAGTGTTTACCTCACTTCTTAAGCCCTTCTGcagaaatgtatttacattcTGACAGTGGGCTGTGAGGGGAGGTCCATACCCAACAGCCCTATAGAGAGACTGCACAGTGGTGTGATATATGTATGAATGACAGATGATTAGTTCTTGTGATACATCATGTGGACCTGTGGATGCTGGAATGAGTTAACTTACTGTTTAATGTCTTAACTAGAGCATTAGTACCAGACTGGATAGATGGAGGGAAGAAATGATGGTCGTTAGggctgaaatgtttttaaactctgGTATTAAAGTGCTGGCATATATATCTGTGTACACGAAGCTAGTAGTTTGTTCCTCCTGGATACAATAACAACTTTTGTCATTTGCCGTAACCCTAGATTAAGGCTAACAACCGCCTGTGTGACAGTCACAGAGCTCTTCAGAGTTGTCGGGCTCAGACAGGATGTGGGTCGAGCTCTGTCAATATTCTCTCGGGCAGAAAAATGTGTCCCGAGCTGCTCTCTTGTATCAACCGCTGAATAAAAGGAGTAAAAGGAGTGTGTAGGTTCAAATCAATGGCCTGACTGATATGCCAGTGAAGTGTTGACAGGGGGTCGTGGATGAAATGGGAACTtgcatttctgtgatttttggGTGAACCTCAGCATATGAATCCCTAAACTTTCACAACAAGCACTGCTGTGAACTCGCTATGTTTACATGAGCAAATTCATTCCGATTGGAATTTACAATTCCATCCTTTACATGGATGTAAAATTAACTCAACTGCCAGCTGTTCCGTTATTAACCGTAACTCTTGATAAGCTGCTAACCTTGCTGAACGTCTTCTTGGGGACCAAAGTTGACCtgaaggaaggagcagtgccagcTATCTCTGATGGATTTCCCGGATGACAAAGATGTAAGTGTTCCAAACATTAATGAATTATGTAagtttgcatgtgtgcttgCCAGTGTAGCACGAGCAACAGGACTTGAAAAGGAAGCGTTAGCGCCGACACTCTTTTCTAAAGTGTCATAATGTTAAGactttggctttttatttttttgatccATTTGCTGGAGTTCGTGTTCATTATTTTGAGTGCATAGGGAACAACTGACCGTAACATTGGCACAGAACAGCGAGTCTAGTATAATTTAGCTTCTGAAGTAATTATCCGTGCACTTGTGTAATCAGTTTTCATTCTCATACAAAAAAGCTATTGAAGATACAGTAGAGCAGTCATTGCTCTACTTTATTTGAATCA
The nucleotide sequence above comes from Solea senegalensis isolate Sse05_10M linkage group LG3, IFAPA_SoseM_1, whole genome shotgun sequence. Encoded proteins:
- the LOC122765917 gene encoding equilibrative nucleoside transporter 2 codes for the protein MKGRTDTPQDRGCLVGVCFFILGLGTLLPWNFFMTASMYFQQRLNTTEWNNGTVSVGKEYYFNNWMTLLSQLPLLLFTLLNSILYQRISERMRIGGSLVFILLLFLLTAVLVKVPIEDKDRFFSITMATIWFINSFGAVLQGSLFGLVGLLPQKYSTIFMSGQGLAGTFAAIALLLATASDTDFETAALGYFITPCVGTVATLFSYMLLPRLEFAQFYLKNGGKYEADTTDELLKESGTAENGKVNGHAHDAANSSAAEAKMESTPDGTKQAFLALEQVEKKQAKASVIEVFRKIWVMAFCVTFLFTVTLSVFPAVTADVRTSFPGKWERYFLAVCCFLAFNLNDWIGRSITTFIRWPRKESPLFPILVVSRIVFIPLLMLCNVQSRSYLPVYFSHDGVFTAIMSFFSVSSGYFVCLSMSYAPQLVEPKDAETAGALMTFFLALGLSLGAALSFPLRALV